The following is a genomic window from Leptidea sinapis chromosome 1, ilLepSina1.1, whole genome shotgun sequence.
ctatataatttatattgaaattagccatttacaataataatataaaatcaatgtaaAGCTGTAATCAATACAGTTTGTTGCTCCTCAAGCTGTGGCCCCAAACCTCTGATATGCAGAGGTCACCACATGGAACGTGGACCCCGCCGGGACCAGGAAACAGGGTATCACAAGATATTACAAATAGGATCTAGCAAGGATTGATAGGTAGCCAGTATACATTACTGTACAACACAGGAACGAACTATGAACCATGATTGACTCTCACACACTTACTGTACACACCCTCGCTAACTACacagattatatacatatattatgcaGACGCGAGCTAAATACAGAGAACCCGCTACGACAAAAAACAATATCCTTCACGATCGCGTCGTACTCGAATTGAGTGAGCGCACATCAGACATCCATTGAGGAATAATGAGGAAAAACATAAGCCTGTGAACGGCCGATAAACAACATTTACTTAATTATCACTTCTGAACATCAGATGAGCCACTTCAAGAAATATCAGACCACAGGTGATCACCATCAGGACActtgattattatataattttatcatagaCCCAACTGATAGCCTGTTGGCTGATAATTTCTTGTGAGTATAGTTTAGGATTCGAATATCATTCAATAGAAAGATCACACTATCCAACATACTATCAACAAAAATGAATCATGACCATCTTAATGTTATTTccctacagtcataataaacaagtaggtcgaaattcgcttgaattgaacatacatttcctaagtaactgttatcattttattatacagtCCACAAATTGTCAATCAATGTTTTTCCTGAAAATATATacctgtttttatgatttaaaaaaaatatcagtaaAGTAAGgatgaatcaattttgttgatagtttatagtaatatttactattaattatattacaataattttgatatgatttctattatattacatatCAAGATCTTATCTCCAAAGCTGCTAGCTCTACAACAGAAGAAACAATGTACACACACAGTATTTACATAATGTTACACATGTCTTTACGGTTCTGTACCAGCACACTCCCCCTCAGAGGTCAAATTAAACAAGATATTCCCACATCATGTGTGCCACACAACACCATGTGAATCACTCAGCCATTGATGACTGATAAAACTTCATTGATGACTGATAAAACTTCATTGATGACTGATAAAACTTTTAACAATGAACAATGACACAGTACTGCACTTTACATTAGTTTACATTTTTACAAACAGTGATATACAATGTGTCCTGgcatgtagtaataaaactttaggagtagtaactataaactatttcatagaCGAAAATTCCCCATATTGGGGGTCAATTGCAAAACCCTTCCAGCCTGcagctacttttatttttttctccTCTACTTTCTTACTCCCTATAAAAATGTTTCCGTATCCGCTCACACACGACGCAACAAAGGAGCTACCTGCGCTTGGGCCCGCAAGTAAAGGGGTCTATTTGATCAAGAACAactcttaaattattaaaccgAGAGCAGTGATTCCTATATCAATTTGTTAAgcaactcaaatattattatgaaattagaaaaaaaagatgGGTTAATAATGTAGTTTTCCCACAACAAAATAAAGCGCCCAGATGTGCtcatatactttaaaaaataaactttctccCTTCACCAATCACAAAAGAACTTTTTTTATACCAACATAGAGCCCCTACAGGACGTAGAACTTAAACCGCCGCcgttttacaaattaaggtGAACTTtgctaatataaaaaataaaagtaactaCAGACTGGTAAGGTTTTGGAATTGCCCCCTATATGGGGTATTTTCATCTATGTAACTGCTaaagttttattactacatgcCGGGACACATTTTATTGTGTTTATGACACCAAGATCGCACGAATTTATTATAGTGATTGATTATATTACAATGAATATAAATGAACTGAATTGGCGTACTATGCTGACACGATAATACATTTACAATTAGCTAACACTGTCTCCACGTGAACCTTAAACTTTACAAATAAATTGTCACCAAACAGGCAGCACCAAGAAGATGAATGAAGTTCTAATCTATTTTAATTGATGTGTCagcattttcatttaaatacacGCTTACACACAATACACGCATCCTTGTAGGGGAAcatcaataataaatgtgaagcAACCTTGTTTGGCTTGTTGTAGATATTTGATCAACACCCTGTTCTCTCGCACcatccacaaaataaaatttattttaaatctggGAGTAATGGATCCTCCATctaacaataacaaattgttaatgaTACATTTATTATCATAACTGTGTTCAtgatcaatttgttatttttaaagtgatcacctcacttctgggattaataaaattaaatttggaaccaaaatttatgaacgatgtgttcatgatattaataattctcTCTTTGTCTGCATTAACCAAGTGGTGGTCGCGGGGGCCTGTCTCGGGGACGGTCGCCTCACGTGGGGTCCAGAGCGCTGCTCAGTGACTTTAGTTGCTCCACACCAGACAGCAGATCTCTGAAACacattgttttaatataaacattatttgttACATACACGCAAGATGAGGCTTATTCATTCataacactaaactaataaatgtataatatattttgagaaTTTCAGACCTGAATTGTTAGAACttatataacacaaaaaaaaagaagttgaaAAAAGCAATAAATGAAAGGAAGTATTATCTCATAGCCGGGAGTGGAGGTATACGAAAAGCATTAAGGGATTACAAGAGTTGTATCTTGACAACCCCAAACAGGAATAATACCATTGATAATATCACCAATCCACTGCTTCTAGTTCATGTTATGGTATGATAGTTATATTTCTAGTTGCTGGtacaattttactttaaaaaatctaaattcCTTTTTTCATGATCTAAGGTCCTGCTAATTGTTCTGCGTTACAAACGGGGCTTTCTAGTTAACGTTATCTATGTCTTGTCTAAGAGCTGCCATACACGGATTGCTTCAAGCAGTTGAGACCGACTGCTTGAAGCCGCGACCGCGCGGTGAACTTATAGTCATTCATTCGCTGCTGTACACTCGAGCAGTCGCGACCACTTCAAGCCGTCAACTGCATGACGAAATTCGTTCGTGCCATCGACCCTTCGCAAGCGGTCGCGAGGCATACACCGACTCCTCGAGCCGTTGACTGCGCTAGAGCAGTCGACAGCTCTTCGACTTCAGTGGTTCCTCGTCAAAATCCATGACTCGACTGCGGTAGAAAATCAACTGCTCGAAGGCTGGTAGCGACACCTCGAGCAATACATATTCGACCGATCAAGTCGACGCCGACCGCTCGAGCAGTCCGTGTACGTCGCTCAGCCGTTAACTGCTCGAACAGTCCGTGTACGGCCGCCCTAAGACTTTCAAATTAAAGTCATCAATGACTAACAATTGATCATCGCAATTCTTTAAAACAGCAGATAATATCTGACAAAAATGAGATCGTTGTtgtgaataaaattttgttgacaAAATAGATTACGCATAGATGTGACTTGAGCGGAGTCCGTGTTGCTTAAGCAAGtggagtttaccagtgggaggctcctttgcacatgatgttAAGTGGATTACGGGTACCAACCAcatcggtgcctatttctactgtgaagcagtaatgtgcaagcattattgtgtttctgtctgaagggctccgtaagcttgcaaacgagacttaacatcttatgtctcaaggagacgagcgcggttgtagtgccgctcagaatttttggggcttttcaagattcctgagcggcactgcattgtaatggacagggcgtatcaattaccatcagctgaacctccagcttgtctcctctcttattgacataaaaagaGTTAAAGGCAGGCTGAGGAGGCCCCCACGCGTGATCTACGACAATGTCATCATATTTCAGTTAGGTCTATCGcagatgacacactttttgtgcTATCGAGTCTGCGGTGCACAAAAAGTCTGCATTGCGGATTTAGCAGATATTTCACAGACTTAACACACACAACATACACTTTCGCTCATTTTATCGGCAGAACTGTAGATCCCTACAGTACatataaagaagaagaagaaatagagaATTTAGGGTTCATCCAATTCTTTCAGAACGATTATTAAAGGGACTGTTTCACATTAAACATTCAGTTCTAAAATCGTGAAACTGTCTAaaaaatatccaaataaattttcacacttcatcccacaattttctttttaaatttgtgtcatgccaaagatgtatcatacagcgctggtctgttttctatttcttgaatTAATCGATACGTCGAAACATCGATGTGATACGTCACTAGCAAGTGCAATAGCGCGTGTTGTCgcgtttattttttttgtcgCATTTTTTGTACGGCGCGGTCCGTCAGATCTACTagaatatttttgtgtgttagACTTTATGCGCGTCGTTTGCTGTACTGCATAATatcttaatgtatataaattacatgacacgttgtttgttcgcgatggactcctgaactaataaacggattttaatggggattacttcaggagtgcagtttagtccaacttgagagataggataatttttattttgattcgggacccataattatttttactttcaatatttgttttgtatggacatattttctatgaaagaatttagttacgcacggtttgacagttacgcacggtttgacagttccgctgtgaaacaattttattacaacaacagggagtattttttacgaaattattcttgatgttttgaaatattattggcaaattcctataaacagtatttttttattatctacagaacaacgtctgtcggggtaGCTAGTAGTAattctatatgttttattatcacagactaaaaagtgcgtcacggatagtctgtcgtctgcGATAGGCCTTAAGTACCGTACCGTAGTGAGGACTCTGCGCGGGTTGCAGCACGCCGCAGGTCGCCGGCGACGTTGGTCCGAGCGGCCCGCAGACACCGGACCTCCTCCtgcacaaacaaacaaacaacgtGGCAGGTGCTGCGGTCAGTGTGATGTCTACTTCATCTACTTGTTGTTTGTTCAGCTCACCTGTAGtttctttatttcatttttgagTTTTATAATGGTGGCTGTGGGATCCGTTTCATCGGCctggaaacaaataatattcaattagtAACTTAATTGTCGCTCACACAaagatgtttaaatataatacagtAGAATAATTCAAACATAATTTCCACACTTGTATCTACTTAGCTGTAACACATAACAATTACCTTCGACATATTAAAGGTAAACTGTCACACTAATCCGAATTGTCCACGTGACTATGTGATCGACAACAGTACCTAGGCCCAATGTACCACCAAGATTGTCAGAAACTATAAGTACCGACCTGATAAGGGATACATAATAAAGGGTAGCAAGGTGTCTGTCAAAACACACTGAACACACCAAATGTTATCTGTAGTTATGAAAATGCGACACTGGTGAGCCAATAAGGACTGGTTTTATTTTCTAACTAACTTCGTAGTCGAGGTGGTCCCCGGGCCCGCGGCCGCAGCAACTCGCCGCCTCAGCTTGTCCGTAGTAGTCGCTGGCGCCCCCGCAGGCTCCGCCCCCGATGGCTCCTCCCCCGCAGGCTCCACCCCCGCTGGCCCCTTCCCCTTCCCGCAGCTCGGCACGCGCCACTCGCAGGGCCTCGCACACGGAGTTCAGCTCTTCTTCAACACGCAGACGTCTGTTCCGCTCCATATACAGCTCCGACCTTAacacaataaaatatcattacattagttaatattaaggcgacactaaatgccagcgaccttgagcgatatgagttcacggctgccggcccgccatctatgtaacaaagccaatattttcaaaattcttgcgtggaaaacggTTTATATGCGTACAaacctcgttattcactactcatctgaataaattaacctacacaaaaaagtacaagctataagaataacttttctgagagaagtaccaaaaaaatgcgtcacgccatgccaaaaaacttgtttaacttcaaagaaaagtggtagttccaAAAGGCTCGGCATtgctaactataaccaacagcaaacattatcaacctaaaataagacttaaggatatgtgtaacaggattaagtagtgttcatagctcgaaatgctatactttctccaccaaacttgtctaaaaacaccatgtttgcgtgttttctgcttactcttcgccttaagggtTGAAACCTAAAATTGCCGTCTTGTCCAGAATTTTTTTGCTATCCATATATCCCACGGGCAGATCATTTATGCATTAGCAGTGAACTCCGGAGGGGACTAAACCAAGTCTTGagaatcaaaattttatgtcgAAATCGCGAGATAAGCGCACTTTTTAGAACACTGACTTATCAGACCTAAAAAGAACGGCAACAAGAAACGAGCGCCGGTTTCAATCTTCAAGTGGGAGCTTCCTCTACGGAAGCGATTAAACCAAAAATGCACAGTTCGCTCATTAGCCGTATCCTCACCAACAACATCATTAACATTGCGCGCTGTTTCCGCTGTGTTAGCACCACgccggaactcgtattcaataATTACTCTATACATTCATTCAATCTATCGTTACATACGTTTGGTGATTATCGTAGATATACAGCACGTGTCCTAAGTCAATTCCTACATTTACAGAGAGTATCTGCTGTCCCAAAGTACAGAAATATCCTCAAATTTTCACGATTGAAAAGCACTACAAAAAGAGGTTCGCTCATAGCTCCAAAGATACTCCAAAAGTGGTCGGAAAAATGCAATGTGGTCATCATGCTGCATCAGTCATGTTTTAGTGATGGTATCATCAAGGAGTCACAAAAGCTTCATTTTTGGGAATAAGGGTATGACGAAATTTAGCCCAAATGTACATCGTGTACTTTCCAACAACACTCTCTGCACCTAACTTAACCATGTAAACTACCCAAGCTTGGCTGGAAGTCAACGTTCCGTAAGAACTGATGGATGGCCCTCCTCTAACCCATTTCTATCCCCTTCACTACAGAATATCGTAAGTGTTAGAAGACATAGCCTGCTCACGTCTGCGTAAATTTGATGGCAGCAGTGCGTAAAATAGACAGATTAAAGCCAAAGATAGCCATTTcgaatattattcatttttatttattcttttggatttcgtaacacattaatTTTGGACATTTTCTTAGAGCATATACTTGTACATCAggcaataaaagacttactaactcgacttgaccgtgtagtaggcataacaagtttatatttttttttctggttaacattatgattatcacagtttctagcaacataacacaaacaaaattggaaacacaatttatgaacgatgcgggactgcaACCCGCGACCTTTCGTGTTCAGTGCaggcgctcttccactgagcaaaccgttcgagtgacgtcacacttataaatcttgttcaactctcaggttgcggcctcatctacaagatctactttacagtttacaATAATTGATAACCTTctgaaccccaatatttgcatattaggaaactgACTTGAGATGTCTTTCTTTGAAAACTAAACaatcttaaagtgatagcccttatttctgggattaattacacaaataaaatttgaaattttttgccATGTTTCGAGGGATAGTATAGAGTATGTCTCCATTAACAGGGTAATACAAGATGGAGAATCTACAGACTATCCAGTAGAAGAAGCTTAGAAGCTCTTAATGCCCCTCACAAGACAAATTTAAGAGTTGGGTGTACTATAATACTTCTTAAAAATCTAAGCCCCTTAAAATTTTGCAATGGTACCATGTTTAAAGTAATAAAGTTGCAGCAAAATGTCATAGAGGCAGAAGTTTTAAAGGGGTGTGGAGTGGGTGTTTCAAATTCCTGCAATTCCCAATGATTTCCCATTTACTTTCAAAGGGGTCAAATTCGCAGTGGGTATGCTATGCAATGACTATTAACGAAGCCAAAGGTCATTTAAATCCATATTCACACCCACAACCAACCAGACAAAGTTGTGGGCCCAGCTAGTCTACAATAgattcggaaaaagtagagcttgtgagacaaacatacaagaaactcaacagcagCTGTcttcaattaatataaatttttataatggctgtaatatacaaaacaaatttagtTTGTATGGTGTTGCatgcaatatatgaatcatgttcaatgttttaaaagtgtttaagtattaaatatttcatgcacctttagagcttgaatttaatgtttgtgtaaggatgtttcgtgaacatgatggtcgtgattactgtcataattcgTAATTGCAACcaaaaaatacaatgatttattaacagtaacaggttgacctggcaccacaagcagtacACATTCACAAGGTGACTCATGGACCAGCCATTGTTCCCTGCACACATATTtcagggaaggagacgacccggcacacgacgccgccgcaagcaatgccattttagtgagcatgacgaacagTGTTATAGCATAcacaaaactataaaattacaaaacaatgcaatgcttaatgattctttaggacctaggttataaatagtgtggtgaataaccctcttctgcagcacaaagatggtataaaTATCAGCTTGATTGCCCCAAAACAATATACCATACatcataatactatgaaaataactaacaGTCACACCATATCTGAATCTTTCTAACCACATATGATGCAGTATCTGAATGTGTCATTTCTTGCCAAATGTTCTTACTTTGAAAAGAAGCATGAAAGGTTGTTCAAGCAGGGGCCTGGAAGACTGGCAACACTGCTGTAATTCcattggtgttgcaagagagtgtgcaCCATGTGATCACTTACATTGCAAAGAACTGTACATTTTACTCCATCAGGTGATCCTTTTCTTGTTGTTGGCCTCCTTCTCTTTAGAAAGAtcaagtaaaaataattttgttttattaattaaacatgaGATTGCATTTGTCTTACCTGAGCCTTTCCAATTCCACAAAATGCTGTACATCCTCATTTTGAGGTGGTGGTTCTGGTGATGTTCGACCCGGATGCACAGGCAAAAAATCTGGTAACCGCATGGACTCAGCTCCTGTtggcaatattttttattttaaacataattccAAAAGTTAATATTGGCAAACAGCCTCAAGACAATAAGCTGATGAGTTAGGTCTGCCTTTTGACaaaccattccttttttgcCATAagtgtatatttataataataataaatcatttattttcaggcattacccatagatacacaaacaatcttaacttaaattaaattacatactGTTGACTTTAATTCGAtagtaattaaattacagataaaattacagtttaaaatttaagatatgtcataatcacaattaaaaagaaaataactaataataatataaataattgcaattCGGAAAAAAGACatccataataattgttagtaaaatgtcctaaattatgttattataattattactaaatgaACATGAAGTCGCATAAATGTCTTTATAATTGGCGCATCACAATGACTAGCAATGGTTTGCAGAATGATGTTAGGGCTACCCCGCAACCTCCTCAGCTCTGTCAcgggtttttttttgtagtatgGCATGGAAGCCGTCCACCCTCACATCCGCAAACATTGCCGAAGCACTGCATTTTGTTCAAGCCTCACAATTTATGTGTGAATTTTAAACACTTCTGGAGAACCATGGAGCTTTTGCAATGATGCTATGCTATAATGTGCACTTGTTATAAGCACATAATATTACTTTTGCTTACACCATTGAAATCCATAGATCCATAAAGGGTCTTGAAATAGTGTTGTAGATGACGACATGATTAAATTTCTGTCCATAAAAGCCAGTTTAGATATctaaatttagatttatttcatctttttaattttttatgtgataAACATGAGTTTCTATCCAGGCCCCAAATACTTTACAAACTCCATAACCAGTAAGACATCTGAACCAAGTCTTACAGGCAATCAACTTTCTTAATATGCCACTTTCTCAATCAAGTGTTTGTTTTGTCCAGTGTGTTTTGAAGCTTACTATTAGCTTACTTGAAATGCATAATCACAACATACCTATAATTGTTCAGGTAATAATCATAACACATTATCAACAATTGCTTCTGACTTACAAAGATTTATAATATCCAAAATATACACTAAAGGTTCCTGTTAATTACCTATGACTATTACATGATATTGATTAACCAATTATCCTTTCGAAATCAGCAGTGacatggtttattttgcatcaAGATATAGGACATatcttgtttcaatagctttcagatacattcccTCAAATCATCCTactattaatacatttaaataataggcTAAGGCAAACCGCACACAATCAGTTTCCCGGAACAGAAAGGTTAATGAAATTTAGATATACAACCCATATAGGTCAGTGGTTAGTGACACTGCCTACTTAGCTAGACGTCCCGGGTTTGAATTCCGGTGGGTGGaaacatttttatgatgaatatggatgtttgtttccaagtcatggatgtttatatgtttaagtaagtatattgtattaaatataacattgtcttgtaacccatagtacaggctatgcctattagagcaagataatttgtaggGCAAGATGTTTTTGTAAATCTGTtcaaaaatttacttaaaataaatgagaGTGAAGTTGTATATTCTCCCAACTGAAGTACTCAATGTTTTATAAGTGTGGCAGTGGTATGTTGTAACAAACATTACCTGCATTTGGTGGAAGATCCAAGGGGAAGTTGTGTCTTGGTGAAACATTTCTTCTATCTGCAGGATTCACAGACTCTGTGAGGTCTAGATTCAGGTGTACTAGATCCAAGGGCTGTGGAGCTGGCTGTGCATTGTTTTGCAGATTCAACTGCACATCCCGACCCAATGTGGGCAAGCCATTGGATGTTGATGCTGTGTCCAGGTAGCCTGGATAGTCATAGCCCCTGTTATTGttgaaattacttttatttctcCTCCCAAGGGAAGATGATGAACCGACATTGTAATTGCTGTTTGTATAAGTGAAATCTGGTAAGTTGTCCAAGTCTACTGAAATTGGTCCATTTGAATTTAAGTATGCTTGCTCAACTAAAATATGATCCTGAACAAAATCAGGTAATGAAGGAATGCCTAATGAATCAGATGCTATATTAGGTCTCTGGAAGAATGTCCCCTCCGAAACTTCAGAATATAAATTATGCTTAGAATCGGACTCTTCGACTACACTAAAAGGGATTTCTACAGAACTGGAAGACGCATCATCACTATTACGATGCAATCTATTATCATTCTTTTCTTTGGCGTTATTCTCACTTGCACGACTCTTCTCTCGTTTTGTGTCACTATGAATGTCTATTTTATCGAATCTAGTGGGAGAGTGCTGCACTGTGTTAGCATAAACTTTGGGTCGAGCGCCGGTGTTCTCGTAAGTGCAGTTGCCTGGTAACGACAGATCTCTTTTAAGAAAGTGCCTCAAGGAGAACGGACTGTCCTCTTTACGTATAGCGCCCGATTCTGCAAAAATAAATCAGACCAAGTCAATAATAGCTTAAGGAACACGAACAAAAAACAAATCACGCAAAACGCACTCGACGTCGATGATATTGGCTCCGTTGGTGACTTTTGACCATTTTCGTTGCTATGATACTTTGCCTCCTCGATCCCTAAGTCTGGCTTTTTCGAACTTTGTGGATTTTGTTCTGAATTTCTTGAATTTTCTGGGGATTTTTTGTCCGAAACACCATCTTCGTCTTCCGCCATGATATCGAATAAgagtttattttatgacaaattgacatttgacatttcaTGAAACATCTAAAAAGAAATTTCAATTGTCACTAAGTCTAGTATTGATTTGTGTCAAACATCAATGTCACTAATTCTATTCTATTAATTGTGGCTTATGCGGAAAGGTCACAATTGAGCCAATATCATGTTGGTGTAGGCTACCAAGTCATGAGTAGTGGTACGGTGTAGAGTTGAGATATGTACAAGGcaatatcaattatatttaaaagtatagataggttacgtagacaatattcggtgtttgaaaatgatacactaacgcacacatgaataatttaacattgcaataacacactacattacgattacacgtcaaagaaggatagtaaatgcaattatcgcaagcgaaaaagagataactctaatttgctaattgcttcgtatttgtatagaaaaaatacagttaattcatcagatatgatttttcaCCGTACACCGTTATTTATGCCTAAACTACGattaattcatgagttcatgtagtaaaagctatagaGTAGTAAAATTGCATTGAAATTAgatagataatgtgtcattggttttataaaaaaataatttaatattgattataatatataacattgatgatatcaattatttatacataaaataataaaatacatacagaCACCataacaaaaccgaaaggtatctacagtaagggtggggcccttttttttacaattttactaacgacggctcccaaaaagtattaatattacaattattattttggtatcttaaattatttatgaatgtctttttgttgagggtttattacaataaggtaatgagagaagaagaaaatgatccagtgatgcttctgcagttagcaagggatatactgaaagggacagtgttactgaaaaaactcctttataaacaaatagcactcactgtctacatccgctacctaccctaaaacttgttttagcagtttgatagttcagctacctatatatgcacttgttaattaaaaattattacattttgtattacattcactgcaacaacgactt
Proteins encoded in this region:
- the LOC126965977 gene encoding uncharacterized protein LOC126965977: MAEDEDGVSDKKSPENSRNSEQNPQSSKKPDLGIEEAKYHSNENGQKSPTEPISSTSKSGAIRKEDSPFSLRHFLKRDLSLPGNCTYENTGARPKVYANTVQHSPTRFDKIDIHSDTKREKSRASENNAKEKNDNRLHRNSDDASSSSVEIPFSVVEESDSKHNLYSEVSEGTFFQRPNIASDSLGIPSLPDFVQDHILVEQAYLNSNGPISVDLDNLPDFTYTNSNYNVGSSSSLGRRNKSNFNNNRGYDYPGYLDTASTSNGLPTLGRDVQLNLQNNAQPAPQPLDLVHLNLDLTESVNPADRRNVSPRHNFPLDLPPNAGAESMRLPDFLPVHPGRTSPEPPPQNEDVQHFVELERLRSELYMERNRRLRVEEELNSVCEALRVARAELREGEGASGGGACGGGAIGGGACGGASDYYGQAEAASCCGRGPGDHLDYEADETDPTATIIKLKNEIKKLQEEVRCLRAARTNVAGDLRRAATRAESSLRDLLSGVEQLKSLSSALDPT